One genomic window of Herpetosiphonaceae bacterium includes the following:
- a CDS encoding adenylate/guanylate cyclase domain-containing protein, producing MPIDGVEGRQQPEGRAPRATVADTRDLLRQAELDGERVAALFRLVICASLLSVVAFTDQGLHRLDISTWLFLYGVGMLVGIGLARRGIFHPSIPYLFVTFDIVMVSIQLLLLTQMIGMPPSHSFAMPVAALVFVIMVHASMRYRPWLVVYAAALFVVTVEAGAFLLSAGDGALSHGMRMADQGMLGNFMLFQAFPITIVGLSAVILLVTGQRTRRLLFESIDQTYRAAKLSRYFSPNLAERLAASPDEQLLAGSRQRVAVLFVDIRGFTAMAEAMDPKELGGFLSEFRGRLSAPIFSHDGTVDKFIGDAIMAVFGAPLSHADDARRALNCALDMLDAVGSWSQEREKAGLPLVSIGIGGHYGEVFAGALGDQHLLEYTVIGDTVNVAERLERLTREFGSPLVVSARLLAAAGERIVDDRWVRLAAQTLPGHRAQIEAFAMRSSHSGTRVLTLP from the coding sequence ACACGCGCGATCTGTTGCGCCAGGCCGAGCTTGATGGCGAGCGGGTCGCCGCGCTCTTCCGGCTCGTCATCTGCGCGTCGTTACTGTCGGTCGTTGCCTTCACCGACCAGGGCCTGCATCGGCTCGATATTTCGACGTGGCTGTTCCTGTACGGCGTCGGGATGCTGGTTGGCATCGGTCTCGCCCGGCGGGGGATCTTCCATCCATCCATCCCCTACCTGTTCGTCACCTTCGACATCGTGATGGTGTCGATCCAGCTGCTGCTGCTGACCCAGATGATCGGCATGCCGCCGAGCCACAGTTTCGCCATGCCGGTCGCGGCCCTGGTATTCGTCATCATGGTGCACGCCTCGATGCGCTACCGGCCGTGGCTGGTCGTCTATGCTGCGGCGTTGTTCGTCGTGACCGTCGAAGCCGGCGCCTTTCTGCTTTCAGCCGGCGATGGCGCGCTCAGTCACGGCATGCGCATGGCTGATCAGGGAATGCTCGGAAACTTCATGCTCTTCCAAGCTTTCCCAATTACGATTGTTGGCCTGTCAGCCGTGATTCTCCTTGTGACTGGGCAACGAACCAGACGTTTGCTTTTCGAATCGATCGATCAGACCTACCGCGCAGCCAAACTGTCACGCTATTTCTCGCCGAACCTGGCGGAGCGGCTGGCCGCAAGTCCCGACGAGCAGTTACTGGCGGGAAGTCGTCAGCGCGTGGCCGTGCTGTTCGTCGACATCCGTGGCTTCACCGCCATGGCCGAGGCGATGGATCCGAAGGAGCTGGGCGGGTTTCTGTCGGAGTTCCGGGGCCGCTTGTCGGCACCGATCTTCAGCCACGATGGCACGGTCGACAAGTTCATCGGCGACGCGATCATGGCCGTCTTCGGGGCGCCGCTGTCGCATGCTGACGACGCCCGCCGGGCGCTGAACTGCGCGCTCGACATGCTCGACGCGGTCGGCAGTTGGTCGCAGGAGCGCGAGAAGGCGGGCCTTCCTCTGGTCAGCATCGGCATCGGCGGCCATTACGGCGAAGTGTTCGCGGGCGCGCTGGGTGACCAGCACCTGCTCGAGTACACGGTCATCGGCGACACGGTGAATGTGGCCGAGCGCCTCGAACGGCTGACCCGCGAGTTCGGGAGCCCGCTGGTGGTCTCGGCCAGGCTGCTCGCAGCCGCAGGTGAGCGGATCGTGGACGACCGATGGGTGCGGCTCGCGGCACAGACGCTACCCGGGCACCGGGCCCAGATCGAGGCGTTCGCCATGCGCAGCTCGCACTCGGGCACCCGAGTGCTAACTCTACCCTGA